AGTATACACATTATAATATATATTATATATCACCACATCTACTAAACCAACATCACACCTAACACTTTGCATTAGGTCCTCATTAAAGATCATGCCAATAAAAACATGAATTTAACCATATGTGGAAAAACAGTCATCATCGATTTAATGTAATAAACATTATATCTTAAACCAACGCCAATTACATACAGTTCATACTATACTCAAAGTTTTAACATTAACAAATTTAAATAGAAATTATTGCAATAATAAGAATTATTATTAATAAACCATTATTAATGAATATTTAAAAAAATTGAAAGTAATAAACTTTTAAATATAGTTATAAATAAATTATAATCTAAATTTACTAAAAAAAATTTTCAAACCCCTAAAAGATAATTATAAATAATAAAAATAAATGCATTATTACTAAAAATATAAAAAGTATTAATGACCTAAATTATAGGTAAAAATCCCAAAGCTAAAACTAATTAATATTTAAAGTTTTCGATTAAAATCAAATAAAAAGTACTTTATATACTCCAACATAGAATTAGTATTGGTGATAAATATGAAGTTCGGTATCGAATTCGTCCCACAACAACCTTTGGACGATATTATAAAATTAGTAAAATTAGCTGAAGATGTAGGATTTGACAACGTTTGGATTACAGATCACTACAACAACAAAAATGTATATGCTGCTTTAGCATTAGTAGCAAAAGAAACTTCAACCATTAAACTTGGTCCTGGAGTAACTAATCCATACTTAAGAGCACCTGCTATATCTGCATCTGCTATTGCAACCATTGATGAAATTTCCGATGGAAGAGCTACCTTTGGTATTGGACCTGGTGACAAAGCAACCTTTGAAAGTTTAGGTGTTGAATGGAGTAAACCATTATCCACTATTAAATCAGCAATTGCTGAGATTAGAACCTTAACTGCTGGAGAAGCAACTGAAAGTGGAGCTAAATTAGGTGGAGTAAAAGCTGTACAAGATTCTATTCCTATTTACATGGGTGCACAAGGACCTAAAATGTTAGAAACCTCTGGAGAAATCGCAGACGGTGTATTAATTAACGCATCAAACCCTAAAGATTATGAAGCTGCTATGCCTCAAATTAAAAAAGGACTTGAAACTGCTGGTAAATCTACTGCAGACTTCGATGTAGGTGCATACACATCTACCTCTATTGGAACTGATTCCGAAGCAGCTAGAAACGCAGCAAAAATCGTTGTAGCATTTATTGCATCAGGTGCTCCTGACTTAGTTATTGAAAGACACGGATTACCTGAAGGATACAACAAAAAATTAGGTGACTTATTAGGTAAAGGTGACTTCGGTGGAGCTATTGGAGCTGTTACTGACGAAGCATTAGATGCATTCGCTGTAGCTGGTTCCCCAGAAGACTTTGTACCAAAAATTGAAAACTTAGCTGAAATGGGAGTAACCCAATACGTAGCTGGTTCACCTGTAGGTAAAGACGTAGAAGAATCTATTAAATTATTAGGAGACGTAATTAACAGTTTCTAAATTTAATTTATTCTTTTTTCTTTTTTTACTTTTTTTAAATACTGCTTTTACAATTTAATAACTATCTAAACTATTTTTATAAATAACACATTATCTGGAATTAAATCTTATTTTAAACTAATTACTAAAATTCAGATTATTTAATAAAAATATAAAATCATTAGAAATTAATAAAAAAGCCTTAAAAGATCCTGTTTTATATTTAAGTATTATTTAATCTAAAATTGAATTTTATCCAATTTTCAACCAATTAAGAAAACATTGAAGTTTTAATATTATACTCTTTAGCAATCTTTGAGATTCTTCTTAAAAGATTATTCTGATATGATGTTGGAGGGTAATTATTGTATCTAGAAGTTTTCTTATTAAAGAAAAGATCCCTAGTATCCTCATAATGTTCTGGATAATATCTCTTAATCAAGTTAAAATATTTAACTCTTGAATCATTTAACCCGTTACCAAATAAGGACATTGAACCTGGAACAATATAATCAACTCCAATATTCGAAAAAACATCCATAGCTTTATTTAACTCATTATTAGAATCAGCTATAAACGGTAAAATGGGCATAAAGGATACACCTACCTTAAAATCATTATTTTTCAAAATCTTAATAGCATTTAATCGTCTTTTAATAGAAGGAGCACTTGATTCAAATATCTTTCTTTGATTTTCATCTAATGTAGAAAAAGAAAAGGAAACATAAACCTTAGTATCCAAGTCAAGGTCATCTGGTAAATTAGTTAATGGCTGGTTAATTTTTTTTAAGATATCAGTATCCCTCAATACCAAATCAGATTTTGTAAGAATATGTACAGGAAAATGAAATCTATTAACTAATTTTAATAAGTCACGGGTTAGATATAGTTCACTTTCAATATCCTGATATGGATCCGTTGCAGAACCAAAACAAACAAACCCCTTTTTATTATTTTTAACCAATTTCTTTAACTCGGATTTTGTAAGTTCTATTGCATTAGATTTAACATAATAAGAATCAGTACTACCGGCATATTTACTGCCATTAATATAACAATAGCTACAATTAAAAGAGCATCCCAAATATGGGTTAATTGTAAAATCTTCAAGAAACAATTTCCTTTCATTATTTCTTTTAGTAAAAATTGATCTTACCTTTCGGGATTTAAAACCATATTTTTTCAATACCTTTGATGTATCATCAAAATGACCAATAATAATAATAACACTACCAATTTCGCTTAAGATTTAATATTTATTAAATACTAAATAAATTATATAACAATTAATATCTATAAATATATTATTTAATTATAAAAAATATAAAATTTATTTTAATTTATTATTTAAGTGGTTTATATGGAGATTCAACAATTAACTAAAGAGATAAGAGACAATGCTACAGCAAGAGCAAAACCTAAAGTACCCGAACAAGTATCTACCAGTTGGTATAATGAGGATTTATTATATTCAGGCCCTGGTAAAACTATATTTTTAATACTAGCAACGGAAGGATGTAGTTGGGCATTAGGTCCTAGTGGCGGATGTACAATGTGCAGTTATATTAATGATTGTACTTTAGAACCTGTTACAAGTGACAAGATTGTTGAATTATTTAAAAAAGAAATGGAAAAACACCCTTACAAAGAAGATTATAGAAATGGAGATAAAATAGCTATAAAGATTTTTGCATCAGGTAGTTTCTTAAACCCTAAAGAAGTTCCAAAAGAAGCACGTGATGAGATTCTCCAAATATTGAAGGACACTGATGAGATTAGCGAAATTGTTATTGAAACACGTCCGCAATATGTAACTGAAGAGGCTATTGATGAGGTATTTAATATTATTGGAGACAAATTATTTGAGATAAGTATGGGCCTTGAAACCTATAATGACCATACAAGATTATACAATATCAATAAAGGTTTTACAAAAGCAGATTTTGAAAAAGCAGTAAACATTATTAAAAAAGCAAGGAAAGAGAAGAACTACAATATTAAAGCAAAACCTTATATCTTTGTAAAACCGATTCTTTTATCTGAAAAAGAGGCAATAGATGAGGCAATAGAAACTGGAATCTATGCTGAGAGCATTGGTGTTGACAGACTGTCATTTTGTCCTGCAACAATACATGGAGGAACATTAATTGAGAGATTGTGGAGAAAGGGATCATATCAACCACCATGGATTTGGTCTACCGTATACATAATTAACACAATAAGAGATGAAGTTTCCATACCTTCCTTAATGGACACATCAGCATTTGGTTCTAGAAGGGGACCATACAATTGTAAAAAATGTAGTAAAGACCTTAAAAATATGATTATAGAATCCAACATCGCCCAATCCAAGATTGAATATGATTGTGACTGTAAAAATCAATGGTTAGCAGAGGTTAAAACTGGAGATATTAATAGATCAGAAAATAGAATTAATCACTTACCATTATACTAATTTATAAAACTTATAAAAAAATTAGTAATAATTTTAAATTAATAAAAACAAATAAATAGTTTAAATCATTGAATTTAATCTCATAGATTATAATTTTTTAAAAGATTGGAGGAAAAAAATGAAGAATGAAATCATGAGTATTATAGCTTTAATACTTGGGATTATTTTAATTGCCTTTCCAATACTTGGATATATTGGTGTAAATTCAATATGTGGCTTATCTATCCTTTTAATTGCAATATATTTACTTCTAAGTGGAGTAAATGAAGTAGATTATCAATTTGTAAAGAGCATACTTAATACAATAATCGGTTTAATATTATTAATTATAAGCATATTTATATTATTTAATCCAAATTTAATAAGTTCCTTTAATGGAATAATCCCATATCTTGTTGGAATATTCCTAATAATAATTGGATTGATAGGAATAATTAGTGATAGAGAAAGTAAATATGGATTTTATATAGGAATCCTTGGAATAGTATTAGGTTTAGTATATTTAATAATTGTATTATTCATGTCAAATCAAATTATTCTTGGTTCAATTGTTGGAATATGGTTAATTATTTGTGGATTATTAAAATTTATAGATAGATATTAATCTTTAAATTTTATAATCCTTCAATGATTATCATATATTAATTTACAGAATAGAAAAAACTCTTTTTAAAACTTTTATAAAATGTTGTTCAAAATTATAAAACTCGTTTTACAGATTA
This Methanobrevibacter boviskoreani JH1 DNA region includes the following protein-coding sequences:
- the mer gene encoding 5,10-methylenetetrahydromethanopterin reductase, with protein sequence MKFGIEFVPQQPLDDIIKLVKLAEDVGFDNVWITDHYNNKNVYAALALVAKETSTIKLGPGVTNPYLRAPAISASAIATIDEISDGRATFGIGPGDKATFESLGVEWSKPLSTIKSAIAEIRTLTAGEATESGAKLGGVKAVQDSIPIYMGAQGPKMLETSGEIADGVLINASNPKDYEAAMPQIKKGLETAGKSTADFDVGAYTSTSIGTDSEAARNAAKIVVAFIASGAPDLVIERHGLPEGYNKKLGDLLGKGDFGGAIGAVTDEALDAFAVAGSPEDFVPKIENLAEMGVTQYVAGSPVGKDVEESIKLLGDVINSF
- a CDS encoding DUF308 domain-containing protein; the encoded protein is MKNEIMSIIALILGIILIAFPILGYIGVNSICGLSILLIAIYLLLSGVNEVDYQFVKSILNTIIGLILLIISIFILFNPNLISSFNGIIPYLVGIFLIIIGLIGIISDRESKYGFYIGILGIVLGLVYLIIVLFMSNQIILGSIVGIWLIICGLLKFIDRY
- a CDS encoding archaeosine biosynthesis radical SAM protein RaSEA → MEIQQLTKEIRDNATARAKPKVPEQVSTSWYNEDLLYSGPGKTIFLILATEGCSWALGPSGGCTMCSYINDCTLEPVTSDKIVELFKKEMEKHPYKEDYRNGDKIAIKIFASGSFLNPKEVPKEARDEILQILKDTDEISEIVIETRPQYVTEEAIDEVFNIIGDKLFEISMGLETYNDHTRLYNINKGFTKADFEKAVNIIKKARKEKNYNIKAKPYIFVKPILLSEKEAIDEAIETGIYAESIGVDRLSFCPATIHGGTLIERLWRKGSYQPPWIWSTVYIINTIRDEVSIPSLMDTSAFGSRRGPYNCKKCSKDLKNMIIESNIAQSKIEYDCDCKNQWLAEVKTGDINRSENRINHLPLY
- a CDS encoding SPL family radical SAM protein, whose translation is MKKYGFKSRKVRSIFTKRNNERKLFLEDFTINPYLGCSFNCSYCYINGSKYAGSTDSYYVKSNAIELTKSELKKLVKNNKKGFVCFGSATDPYQDIESELYLTRDLLKLVNRFHFPVHILTKSDLVLRDTDILKKINQPLTNLPDDLDLDTKVYVSFSFSTLDENQRKIFESSAPSIKRRLNAIKILKNNDFKVGVSFMPILPFIADSNNELNKAMDVFSNIGVDYIVPGSMSLFGNGLNDSRVKYFNLIKRYYPEHYEDTRDLFFNKKTSRYNNYPPTSYQNNLLRRISKIAKEYNIKTSMFS